The Limnospira fusiformis SAG 85.79 genomic interval CTGGATAACTAATGGTAGGTGGGGATTTTGCATAGAACTTGGCTGTTTTTTACTTCATTCTAGCTCTTTTGGCGAAAAGTGCGCCCATGTTCAAGGGCTTCCAGAAATGCGGTTTCGTCAGAAATAGAACCCACAACTTGAGTCAGCCAATTCTCAGGAGGAGACTGACTCTCGACTTTTTGTTTGAGTTGGGAAACCGTTTGCTCTAGGGTAAGCAAACGCTGTTCTAGGGTCACTTCGTCTAATATAATTTTCTCAACCAAGCTAACTCTTTTTTAGTTTAGAGGATGGGAACCCCAACTGTCTCCGGTCAACCATCAGTTTCTCTGGTAGGGACTCCCTAACGGGGGTCGCCAATCAACACCAACGGCGACCAGAAAAACGGATGACGGTGAGACTGACTTAATTTAGCCTCACGCAATATCACTCTAGACTATTGCTTAACTAACGGTTTGGATCGCTGAATTGCTGATAATATTAGCATCAACTGTAGCCAGTGTTAACCCATAGTACATAGCGGTGGCTACAATAAATCTGTCGGCTGGGTCTTGATGGGGTAGGGAAATCTGGCGACTTAAAATAGCAATGGCATAATTCATCTCAGCTTCACGAGTTTTCAGTGTTTTCAAAGCTAAGTTAACCCATGTAATCGGGTCAGGATGTAAAGATATCCGTTTTTTTTCTGCTAAAATCAATGTTTCCCAAATGCTAATTGGACTCAGCCAAAGTTCAGTATTAGGAGCGACAATTGTAGTTTGAAGTTGGCTTGATAAGCGTTGGTCTCCCAGTAAATACCACAGCCAAATGTGGGTATCTAGCAGCAGTTTCATTGCAGTACATCCCAGGGTTGAGGCTCTGGAGTAATTATATCTCCTAAAATTTCACCGCTTCCCTTCATGACCCCAAAAGCCGGGCGTTCATCTGAGGGAGTGGCGGGATAGATAATCACTAACGGTTTACCTTCATGGATGACCGTAATCGGGGTTTTAGTCCGTTCGACTTCTAAAAAGAGATTCTGGAGAATTTGAGGCAGTTCATGGGTCGTAATTTCTGTCATCAATTACCTCCTGGAGGGTGAAAAAATCTGGTAAATGCCGCACCGCTTAATTTTAGTTTACTAGAAATTCCCCGAGTCCTAACCCAGCGTCTGGACTACCGGGGGTCGCCAATCAACACCAACGGCGACCAGAAAAACGGATGACGGTGAGACTGACTTAACTTCGCCTGACGCAATGCCTCCACCTTACTCAACCCCTCCTCCATAATCAGGCGATAAAACTCCGTTGTCACTGCTGCTGTTGCCGCATCATCCGCATTCCACAACGTGGCCATCAACGCCCTCGCCCCCGCACGTTCCCAAATATAAGCCATTCCCATAATCGCATCTCCATCCAGATTGGTCTGTAATGCGGTCTGACAGGCGGTCAATGCCACCAATTGGGTATCCTGTAACCCTAGTAATGCCGCGTCGGCTAGGGGATATTCTCCATCGGCAAATAACAGGGTGTTGGCGTTCATGTGGGTTTCTCGTAGTTGCTCATCCTCACAAATATCTTGCCCCAAAAAACAACAACCCAATTGCTGAAAACAGCCGTGGGTGGCGATATGCAGATAGCGATGACGGGAGGATTGACGTTTGAACACTTCCAACGTCGCCTGGTGGTGGCGGTAAATCTCACTCTCTGGGGCGAGGCGGAGGAGGGCATCGACTTCGGCTTCCGTTCCCGGTAGATTAAACAAGGGGTCTTGGGGTTTAGGATTGGCAAAGCCGAGGACTCGGTAACCCCCAGAGAAGCGGGGGAGGAAGGTGGTGCTAACTAGGGCGAGGGTGAGCAAGGTTCCCCCCAGTTTCCAATGGTGTTTGACTGTGGCTCCCATGCCGATGATTCCTAGGAGGAGGGAAAGCGTCCACAGGGGAAAGTTGAGAAACGGGGAGGGGGAAGGACTGGCGAGGAGGGAACGACTGGAGAGACGAGTGAGATAATGGATGGGGTACTGTTGCAGCAGGAATTGGTCCTTTTCCGAGTCCCGGAGGGTTTCAAAGGGGAATTGGCGCAGGGACCCGGTGGCGATGATGGCGAGTTGTTGGGGGTTGAGGGCTTCAATCTCGGCGGCAACAGGGCGGATTAGGTGGTCGTAGAGGGTGGCGGAAAGGCGACGATAGCCGGAATCGCCGCTTTGGAGCATTTGGCGATATTCTGTCACCCACTCGTTGAACTCCTCGGCATCGATGGGGACTTTTTTAACCCTGAGACTGTCGCGGCTGAGGAGAAAGAGGGCGATCGTGTTGGGAACGTTTTGGATATTTGTGAGGAGAACGGGTTGTAAGACAACGGTTCCCGGGGGGGAGGATGGTTTGCAGTTGGCTGAGGTCTTCGGGTTGAATTTCAAAGAGTTCCGCAACTTCGGGGTAGGTATTGGCGAGGGTTTCCGCTTGTTGGAGGACTTGCGCTTCTAAGTCGCGCATTTGGTCCACCAGGGCAGTGCTGAAGTTGTCTTGCAGTTGTTGGCGCAGGGCTTGCAGTTGTTGGGATTGCTCGTTCCAGTCATCAAGGGCGGCTTGGGCTTCGGGGTTAGCCACTCTCACACCGATGAGACGGTTATAATCGGCTAGTTCGTAGGTGGTGACGCGGTTCGCCCATTCAAAGGCGCGTTGGGGCTGGTTTTGGTCGATGAGCAGGTCAACCAGGGCAACGGCTCTCCCGCGATTGGTTTGGAGGAAAGTCTCGCGGAATTCTTTTTGCAGTTCACCTCGGAGTTCAAGGAGGATGTTCAGGGAGTCTTCCCAGTAGGTGATGGCTTTGTCGGGTTGGTTGGTGTCTCGGTAGACGGAGGCTATGTTGCTGAGAGTGGTGATTTCTTGAGGGCGATCGCCCACTTCTCGGTGAATGAGCAAGGCTGGATTGTGGTAGTCGTCCAGGGCTTGAGTCGGTTTGCCCAAAGCATTGTAGACCGCACCAATGTTGTTGAGAGTGTAGGCTTCTCCAGGGCGATCGCCCACTTCTCGGTGAATTGGCAAGGCCTGATTCAGGTAGTCCAGGGCTTGAGTCCGGTTGCCCAAGGTATTGTACATTGTACCAATGTTGTTGAGAGTGGTGGCTTCCTTTGAGCGATCGCCCACTTCTCGCTGAATTGACAAAGCCTGATTGTAGTAGTCCAGGGCTTCAGTCCGCTTGCCCAAGGCATTGTACACTGCACCAATGTTATGGAGAGTGGCGGCTTCCCCTGAACGATTGCCCACTTCTCGCTGAATTGACAAAGCCTGATTGTAGTAGTCCAGGGCTTCAGTCCGCTTGCCCAAGGCATTGTAGACCACGCCAATGCCATTGAGAGTCATGGCTTCTCCTGAGCGATCGCCCACTTCTCGCCTCATTGGCAAAGCCTGATTGTAGTAGTCCAGAGCTTGAGTCCGATTGCCCAAGCTCTGGTACACCAAGCCCATATTATGGACGGTGGTAGCTTCTTCAGAGCGATCGCCCACTTCTCGGTGAATCAGCAAAGCCTGATTGTAGTAGTCCAGGGCTTGAGTCCGGTTGCCCAAAGCATAATAAACCAGGCCAATGTTGTTGAGAGTTACGCCTTCCCCAGGGCGATCGCCCACTTCTCGCCGAATCGACAGGGCTTGATTGAAATAGTCCAGGGCTTGAGTCCGATTGCCCAAGGTATCATACCCGCTACCAATGTTATGGAGGGTGGAGGCTTCTCCTGAGCGATCACCCACTTCTCGACAAATCGACAGAGCCTGATTGTAGTAGTCCAAGGCTTTCGTAGGGTTGCCCAAGGTCTTGTACACTCCACCAATGTTATTGAGAGTGGTGGCTTCCCCTGAGCGATTACCCACTTCTCGGTGAATCCGCAAGGCTTGATTATAGTAGTCCATGGCTTGAGTCCATTTGCCTAAAGCATGGTACACCAAGCCAATGTTGTTGAGAGCGGTGGCTTCTCCTGAGCGATCGCCCACCTCTCGCATGATAGGCAAAGCCTGATTGTAGTAGTCCAGAGCTTCAGTCCGGTTGCCCAAGGCATTGTAGACACTACCAATGTTATAGAGAGTCTTGCCTTCCCCTGAGCGATCGCCCACTTCTCGCCGAATCGGCAAAGCCTGATTTAAGTAGTCCAGGGCTTCAGTCCGCTTGCCCAAGGCATCGTACATTACACCAATGTCGTTGAGCGTGGTGGCTTCCCCTGAGCGATTACCCACGTCTCGCAGAATGGGCAAGGCTTGATTGAAATAATTTAGGGCTTGAGTTTGGTTGCCCAAGGCATGGTACACCGAGCCAATGTTATAGAGAGTGGTGGCTTCCATAGAGCGCTGGCCTACCTCTCGCCAAATTGGTAAGGCTTGATTGAAGTAGTCCAGGGCTTCAGTCCGCTTGCCCAAGGCATGGTACATTCCACCAATATCGTTGAGAGTGGCGGCTTCCCCTGAACGATTGCCCACCTCTCGCATGATAGGCAAAACCTGATTGTAGTGGTTCAGGGCTTCCGTCCGCTTGTCCAAGGCCTCGTACACTCGACCCATGTTAGTGAGAGTGGCGAGTTCCCCTGAGCGATTGCCCACTTCACGCCAAATTGACAAAGCCTGATTAAAATAGTCCAGGGCTTCCATGTGCTTGCCCAAGGCATGGTACACTCCTCCAATATTATTGAGGGTGGTGGCTTCCCCTGAGCGAGCGCCCACTTCTCGTCTCAGAGCCAAGGCTTGATTGTAGTAGTCCAGGGCTTCAGTACGGTTGCCCAAGTCATCGTAAACTAAACCGATGTTATGAAGGGTGGTGGCTTCCTCTGAGCGATCGCCCACTTCTTGCAGAATGGGCAAGGCTTGATTGAAATAGTCCAAAGCTTTAGTCCGGTTGCCCAAGGCATTGTACACGCTACCAATGGTAGTGAGGATGGTGGCTTCCCCTGATCTGTTATTCGTCTCTCGAAAAAGAATCAGTGCTTTTTGATAGAATTCTAAAGCCTTGGGGTTTTGTCGGAGCTGGTTATAATTTCGACCAATTCCGAAAAGGGCTACGGCTTCCAACTGCTGATTTTGCAATTGTCGAGCCGCCTCTAAAACACGCTCCAATGTTTTGATCGCCTGCACAGGTTGCCCCTGTCTTGTCTGTTGAGTACCCTGCTTTAACAGTTGCTCAACCTCCCTTTGCGACATCCTCCCCTGCGCCAAAACCGTCTGTGCCTCCACCCAAGGCGACAGAGAACCCATGCCCAACAGCAGCGAAACCGTCAACAGCGAACTCACCCAGCGTCCAGTCATGGCTCGACTCTCCCTGTGACTCTATCTGTTCTATTATGACCCGAAGGCGCAGAAATTGAGTCTCTCCAAGGACCGCACAGCCATAATATCAGCCTCATCGCCGCCCAGTTTCTCCACCACTATAATCAAGGTAGTCTATAACGCTCCTACTGGTGTCATGAACCTATCACTCACCCCAGAAATCGAACAAAGGATTGCGGCTCAACTCAACCAAGGACATTACCAATCCGCCCATGAGGTCATCTTAGCGGCCCTAGAACTCCTGGACCAACGCCAGCAATACCTGACTGAACTGCGTCAGGAAATCGCGATTGATGCCACTCAAATTGAACAGGGACAAGTGATAGATGGAGAACAGGTTTTTGAGCGTATCCTCAACCGTTTACATAATTTTATAACATGAAAAACACAACTCAATTTCAAAAAATTGCTGCCGAAGTGCAACTGTTTAATGATATTGAAACCAAGGAAAAGTTTGTGTTTGTCGTGGGTGCTTTAGTGGCTCGATTAATTAGCCTTCAGAAAGGAGCCGAAATCATGGAAATGGAACCGGAAATGCTTTTAAAGATTTTGGAAATGATGAGCATCGATTTTTCTTATCTTACTGCCGAAGATATTAAAGCGGAAAAAACTTGGTAAGACTGATGAAAATTCTCTGCCGCGTCACGAGGATGCCAGAACCCGCGCTTGAGCGATTTCTCTGTCTCCAATTCCCCGCACTTGAGAACTCAAGAGAGAAATAATCGCAATGGTTTCTCCGGCGATGGTCATAAATTCTACTTCATAGCCCAAACCTTCTTGATGGACTAAGACAACTGTACCCATATCGCCGGATTTTAAATCATATTCCGGTAAATCTACGGTTAAAACAACTCGGTCTAATTCACTAATCATGGTTTACTAAATTTGTCCTCGTGACGTGGATTCAATGTCCCTCTCCTGTGCTGGGATTCCGATTTAGGGTGAGGGTGACAAAGAGGATAGGGAAGCTGAGGTGTTCCGGTTAGGTTTTGCCCTTGGCTTCACGGAACCCACCCCAACTCCGATGACTTACTCCTCCCGGTCACGACGTACTTTACTCACGACAATTTCCATCTCATCCTCTGACAGGGGGATAAGCTGATCCAACAGAAAATCAAAATCGTTCTGGTTTTCCAGTTTCCCCTGTAACTCATCATTCTCCCAAGCCTGCTGACCCCGAATCATCATTTTTTCCTCCTCATAGTCTAGGGCAGAGAAGGGAACCCGCCAAGTTTCTGGGGTACTCATATCCTCCCCGCGAATGTTGGGCCGCCCTCTGACAACTAACCCCTGATTTGTCAGGCGATCGCGCTCTATTTTCGCAACTTCCGTCAGGGGCAATCCTTGGGAGCGTCCCGCCAATTGCAGTTGGCGAGTTTCTGGGTTAAATCCCAGTAATTCATGGTTGCCACTCCCCCCGGCTTTTAACTCAATTTTGATATTCACCGGGAGCATCACTTGAATAATTGGCGGTGAGGGTAATGGATTGAGTTGCCCAGTAGGGGTAACTTCAGCGGTTTGGGAAGGAGGGCTAATGGCACATCCCCCTATTCCCAGGGAGGAAACCATTAAAACCAGTGACAAGATATGGCAAGTTGGATGTTTCATAACAGCTTAGACTGGTGTAGAACTCGATGGGGGGACCCTCACCCTACTTTGAATCCAAAGCCCCCTCTTGCTCCCTCTCCCATTTTGGGAGAGGGCTGGGGTGAGGGCGGATGAGGGCCGACTGGCTAAACGGTAAGAGGTAGCCCCGAGAGGGTTTGTTGTCATCTTTGGGATAAGGTTGAGATGAGTGATTCACAGCGTTTACCCCCGGAAACTTTTGCCCTGGGAAGAATTGCCAGTTTGCTGGTGATGTTGGGGGCGGTGCTATACTTCACGGGGTGGACTTATCGCTGGATCTATTTCGCGTTTTTCCAACTGGAAGTGACGACGCTGCCTTTGCCCCTAGAGTCGTTTTATATTGCTGCCTTTCAAGTGTTTTTTGGCAGCTTCCGAGCCATTTTCCATACCATTATAACGGCGGCGTTGGTTGTGGTGGGGGTTTATTGCAGTCTGTGGTTACTGGAAGGGCAACCCTCACTCCGGTTCCAAGCTGGACTCGAGAACATCCATGGGCGGATATTGGCTTCCCTCAATAATCGTTTAGCCAGTCAACCGCCTCAAACATTCTGGAAACGCTGGCTATTTCGGTTGTATCGGGAACTGTTGCAACTGCTAAAATCGTTTCTGGAGTTCCACCTGTTGGAGTATCAATCCCTACGATTTGTGCGATCGCTTTTGGATGAAACATTGATTATCTGTTGGGTGCTGGCGGGCTGTTTCTGGCTGGCACAATGGCAGGGAGAAGCGGATGCGTGGCGGGATGCGGTGAATGAAACCTCGTCTCTCCCGGTGGTGACGGTGGTTGTGCGAGAGGATAGTTTTCCCTTGGGGGTGAACCCCGATGATATCCGCAATCCTCAAGGTATCCGCATTATTGGTGACCCAAGCAGCTACCAGCAACTGCTGAGTGCGGCGATTAATAACCCCAGCCAGAATCGGGTCTGGCGGTTGCTGATTGATGTGGATGGGGATTATTATATATTCCCAGCCCTACCGGAACGGGATGAAACCCGCCGCCCTGCGTTGGTGGTGATTCCTCGCAGCCATCAAGGCGATCGCCTAATTCAGTTGCGCCCCACACTCGACACGGATATTCCCAGTCAAGCTAAAGATAATCAGCCGACTAATAGTAAATAGACGCATCAGTTTTATACACCCCTAGCTGTGCAATCTGGTGAGTTTTTGGGTTATGCGATCGCATAACCCAACCTACAAACTCAGTTCTAATCAACCACTGGTGCTGTACTCAGTTCTACCGTGAAAGACTCAAAAGTTACCTCAAATCCTTCCCGTTCTGGGGATGCACACACCGGGCCAACCCAAGCCGTAGGTTCTTCGGGAAAATCCGTCAGACGTAATAGGACAAATTTATCACCATCGAGGGAGTAGAGAACTGCAATGGCTTCATTTCTGCGCCGTACTTCAAACCAAACCCGATCGGGTTGACCTGCCAAGGGAGCAACGGCCCAATCCGATCGCTCCCGTGTCACAACTGCACTGGCGTATTGGACACCATCTACATATTCAATGCCACACTTGAGCCAATGGGTTTTACTGACTCTAACCATCAATCCAGCTTGATCATAGAGTTCCTGGTATTGCCCCGAAAAACAGACCCGGGCTCGAAAGTTGCCCAATACTTCACGGTAGTAACAGTGACCAGAATCCCGAATAAAACCGTAGTGAGTTGTCCGCCAGAAATCGGTTTTCAACCCGGTTTTAACCCAAAGCCGATCGCCGCGATTCTGCCATGCCGCAGGGGGGTTATACCACTGCATGGATGACCAAGGGGTGATTGGTGAAGGTTCCATAGTCATGGCTCGTCCTATCAAATTGACTACTCCCCGCGCTAAAGCGACGGGGATTCCCCGGAGGGATTTCAGAACTTCCGACAAGTCGGACTCCTAGGCGAAGTCAAATACGCCTCTATAGGTTGCCCGAAGGCTTCCTTTTACTTATTTTCATTCAATCACCTTTTGTCTCTCGCCAATGAAACGTCTTTGCTGCCGACATTTCTGCATGATGCAAGTCTGCCCTCACGGGATGTTAAGCCCCTTTCATTTGGGTCATAGAGAAGGCGATACCATTCTATCATAGTCATTGCGGCTAAAGCCGCCGAGTCGTTTTTCCGCCCCGCTTTAAAAAGACGGAGCTACCAAACTCCCGAATTTTTGCCGTGTATTACTGGGAACATAGCAGAACTCAAAAACAACAGAAATGGCTGTCGCCGGAATCTATGGAAGATGTTAACAACGGTAACACCCAGAGAACTAGATCAGTCAGATCCGCATTATTGGTGACGCAAGCAGCTACCAGCAACTGCTGAGTGCGGCGATTAATAACCCCAGCCAGAATCGGGTCTGGCGGTTGCTGATTGATGTGGATGGGGATTATTATATATTCCCAGCCCTACCGGAACGGGATGAAACCCGCCGCCCTGCGTTGGTGGTGATTCCTCGCAGTCATCAAGGCGATCGCTTGATTCAGTTGCGCCCCACACTCGACACGGATATTCCCAGTGGGGATAACAATTGATAATCGCTCATCGATACCTAGGTAATAGGAAAGCCCGAAGCGTCGGTGATGGGATGACTATCGGGTTATGATTGAACCCGAAAAGCGTGACAACCTGCCATTAAGATGAATCAAACCCTGTGGATAGCCCGACACGGCGATCGCCAAGACCATGCCGATTCTAATTGGTATCGTAGCAGTAGCAATCCTTTTGACCCGCCCTTATCAGCCAAAGGGGAAAAGCAAGCGATCGCCCTAGCCCAACGTCTAGGGGGAGAAAAGATTAACTACATTTTCGCATCCCCATTTCTGCGAACCGTTGCTACCGCCCACGCCGTAGCCGAAGTTCTGGATTTACCAGTGCAACTAGAACCGGGACTGGGAGAGTTTTTAAGTGGTTACAGCTTCCCCTATTTGCCGAAAATGCGATCGTCATCAGAACTAAAAGCCGATTTTCCCCGCATCAATCTTAACTATGAATCGCCCCAAGGTTGGCAGTATCCCGAAACCTGGTCTATGGCTCAACAACGCATGACCAGCACTATCCAACGCTTAACCACACAATACCCCGAAAATCTCCTTTTGGTAGGTCATGCAGCCTCAGTGAAAGGACTCACCCAAGCATTAATTACGCGAAAGCCGAAACTCAAAACCTCTCTTTGCTGTCTAGTCAAGTTGGTAGCTGATGATGATGGTTGGAACCTGGAACTAGCCGGAGATACTAGCCATCTGGAACTAGCCGGGGTGGCTTCCCAGTCTCATCTACTCAGAGCCGCTCTGAGATATTACCGCTATTATCGATATGCTTACCGATATCAGCCCGAATTACCTCGATGATATATAATATCTTGCGGTTAATGGTGCTAGAATCGTAAAGGCCAGTCGTCCATAAGTTGGGTGCCCCCATAATTTGCCAAACACTTGGCAGCCAAAACGCGATTTATAAAGGAAATAACTGCATGAGTTCAACAACCGTCCAAGCCAAATATGAAATTAAAGACCCAACACTTGCCCCAAAAGGCAAACAACGGATTGAATGGGCGGGGCGTGAAATGCCAGTTTTGCGCCAAATTCAAGAACGTTTTGCCCAAGAAAAGCCCTTTGATGGTATTCGTTTAATTGCTTGCTGTCACGTCACCACAGAAACAGCACATTTGGCGATCGCTCTCAAAGCTGGGGGCGCGGATGCTATACTTATTGCTAGTAACCCCCTGTCAACCCAAGACGATGTAGCCGCTAGTTTGGTGGTTGATTATGGCATCCCCGTTTTCGCCATGAAAGGGGAAGATACAGCCACCTATCTGCGCCACGTCGAGATTGCCCTTGATCACCGCCCCAATATTATTATTGATGATGGTAGTGATGTTACCGCTACCCTCGTTAAAAACCGTCAGCATCAAATACCTGAAATTATTGGCACTACCGAAGAAACCACTACCGGAATTGTCCGTCTGCGGGCTATGTTTAATGATGGGAAACTGACTTTCCCAGCTATGAACGTTAACGACGCAGATACTAAGCACTTTTTTGATAACCGCTACGGAACTGGTCAATCTACCCTTGATGGTATTATCCGCGCTACTAATGTTCTGCTCGCCGGTAAAAATGTCGTCGTTGTCGGTTATGGTTGGTGTGGTAAAGGCTCCGCCTTGCGCGCTCGTGGATTGGGTGCTAATGTCATTGTTACCGAAGTTGATCCAGTCCGGGCTATTGAAGCCGTCATGGATGGTTTCCGCGTGATGCCTATGGAACAAGCTGCCTCTCTGGGAGATTTGTTTATTACTGTCACTGGTAATAAGCACGTTATTCGTGGGGAACATTTCGATGTGATGAAAGACGGCGCTATGGTTTGCAACTCTGGTCACTTCGATATTGAAATTGACCTGAAAGATCTCGCAGAACGTTCTACCGAAATCAAGGAAGTTCGTAATTTTACCCAACAATATAAGCTCAAAAACGGTAAATCTGTTGTGGTTTTGGGTGAAGGACGTTTGATCAATTTGGCTGCTGCTGAAGGTCATCCTAGTGCCGTTATGGATATGAGTTTTGCTAACCAAGCCATGGCTTGTGAATATCTGGTCAAAAATCAAGGCAAACTCGAACCCGGTCTGCACTCTATCCCCCAAGACGTGGATCAGGAAATTGCTCGTCTGAAATTGAAAGCCATGGGTATTGCTATTGATACCTTGACATCAGAACAGATTGAGTATATGAATTCCTGGACTGTTGGCACTGACTAATCTCTCCAGTTTTTCTTGGGGTTGGATTTAGGCAATATCTGTCAAGGCAACCGGAGACGGTTGCCTAAATATATTCTGGTTGATTGATTCCGGTTAGTTTTTTTATCTTTAGCTGTGGCTTGTGGCAAAACTTTCTGTTGAACTTCAGCGCTATTTTTGGGAAGAGTCCCGTTCCTCTCAGGTAACGCTGGGTGATATTATTACTCTGGCAGGAGAGCGGATTTTTGGGTTTTTGTTTGTGGTGCTGGCGCTGCCTTCCGCCCTTCCCATTCCGGCTCCTGGCTATTCGGTTCCCTTTGGGATTTTATTATTTTTGTTAGCTATTCAATTGGTGGCGGGTTCACAAACGCCTTGGTTTCCGGATTCATGGCTGAACCGTGAATTGCCTTTGGAAAAGGTACAGGGAATTTTAAAAGTGGGGATTCCTTGGTTACAGAAAATTGAGGTGGTTTGCCGTCCCCGCTTGAGTTTTATTTGTACTCATCCGGTGGGAAAGGTTGTGATTGGTTGTGCGATCGCAATTATGGCAGTCTCCATGATGCTGCCTATTCCCTTAACTAATACACTACCAGCGATCGGGATTTTTATTACCGGATTTGGGCTGTTGGATGATGATGGGGCGATTACCTTGGGGGGATTAGTAGTTTGTCTCATGGGAGCAGTCCTTTCCGGTTTAATTTTACTGTTTGGCTATGAAGCAGTGAAAGCCGGGATTAATTACCTACGGTTGTCCATCAGTCGCTAAGATCACCCCAACTGGCTCCGAAAAGTGATCACCATCACTACAACTTAGTTGATTGGGTCATCAGTTAATTTGCGTAGTCTCACCTAGAAACCCTATGAACATCACGAGAATCGATCCGAGAAATCACTGAGATTTTCGGAAACCTTTGGGATGATGAAGATACTAAAAGGTTGGCCGCTTACTTGTCCTGGAGAGAAATATGATTGTGATGACTACATCTACCAAAACTTATATCAACCCAGATGGCTCACTCGCGCAACTGCCTCTGTCCACCAAATTCGGGAATATAGAACTTAGACAGATTTACCATCTAGCCCAAACTCAGAATTGGGAACCTGAAACTCTGGAAAGTCGCATCGATCGCGCTTTGTCCATGGTGGATGCTAATTGGGCGAATCCCAAAGAACAGCTTTTGTTAGAATTAGTTCGTCAGGGTAGAGCCGACCAAATCGATGGTATCGAATATTGGACTACCCAAATTGACGAAACACGGGCGGCGGGAATTTGTCTTGACCCGGTTACATTGACACTAGAAGTTATGGTGATTGACTTACAGTGGTTTACCCCTATCCATCGGGAACAGGTGAGAACCCTATCAAGATTATGTCAGCTTACCAGTTTGA includes:
- a CDS encoding tetratricopeptide repeat protein — encoded protein: MTGRWVSSLLTVSLLLGMGSLSPWVEAQTVLAQGRMSQREVEQLLKQGTQQTRQGQPVQAIKTLERVLEAARQLQNQQLEAVALFGIGRNYNQLRQNPKALEFYQKALILFRETNNRSGEATILTTIGSVYNALGNRTKALDYFNQALPILQEVGDRSEEATTLHNIGLVYDDLGNRTEALDYYNQALALRREVGARSGEATTLNNIGGVYHALGKHMEALDYFNQALSIWREVGNRSGELATLTNMGRVYEALDKRTEALNHYNQVLPIMREVGNRSGEAATLNDIGGMYHALGKRTEALDYFNQALPIWREVGQRSMEATTLYNIGSVYHALGNQTQALNYFNQALPILRDVGNRSGEATTLNDIGVMYDALGKRTEALDYLNQALPIRREVGDRSGEGKTLYNIGSVYNALGNRTEALDYYNQALPIMREVGDRSGEATALNNIGLVYHALGKWTQAMDYYNQALRIHREVGNRSGEATTLNNIGGVYKTLGNPTKALDYYNQALSICREVGDRSGEASTLHNIGSGYDTLGNRTQALDYFNQALSIRREVGDRPGEGVTLNNIGLVYYALGNRTQALDYYNQALLIHREVGDRSEEATTVHNMGLVYQSLGNRTQALDYYNQALPMRREVGDRSGEAMTLNGIGVVYNALGKRTEALDYYNQALSIQREVGNRSGEAATLHNIGAVYNALGKRTEALDYYNQALSIQREVGDRSKEATTLNNIGTMYNTLGNRTQALDYLNQALPIHREVGDRPGEAYTLNNIGAVYNALGKPTQALDDYHNPALLIHREVGDRPQEITTLSNIASVYRDTNQPDKAITYWEDSLNILLELRGELQKEFRETFLQTNRGRAVALVDLLIDQNQPQRAFEWANRVTTYELADYNRLIGVRVANPEAQAALDDWNEQSQQLQALRQQLQDNFSTALVDQMRDLEAQVLQQAETLANTYPEVAELFEIQPEDLSQLQTILPPGNRCLTTRSPHKYPKRSQHDRPLSPQPRQSQG
- a CDS encoding CHAT domain-containing protein, encoding MTEYRQMLQSGDSGYRRLSATLYDHLIRPVAAEIEALNPQQLAIIATGSLRQFPFETLRDSEKDQFLLQQYPIHYLTRLSSRSLLASPSPSPFLNFPLWTLSLLLGIIGMGATVKHHWKLGGTLLTLALVSTTFLPRFSGGYRVLGFANPKPQDPLFNLPGTEAEVDALLRLAPESEIYRHHQATLEVFKRQSSRHRYLHIATHGCFQQLGCCFLGQDICEDEQLRETHMNANTLLFADGEYPLADAALLGLQDTQLVALTACQTALQTNLDGDAIMGMAYIWERAGARALMATLWNADDAATAAVTTEFYRLIMEEGLSKVEALRQAKLSQSHRHPFFWSPLVLIGDPR
- a CDS encoding ribbon-helix-helix domain-containing protein, coding for MNLSLTPEIEQRIAAQLNQGHYQSAHEVILAALELLDQRQQYLTELRQEIAIDATQIEQGQVIDGEQVFERILNRLHNFIT
- a CDS encoding type II toxin-antitoxin system Phd/YefM family antitoxin; the protein is MTEITTHELPQILQNLFLEVERTKTPITVIHEGKPLVIIYPATPSDERPAFGVMKGSGEILGDIITPEPQPWDVLQ
- a CDS encoding type II toxin-antitoxin system VapC family toxin; the protein is MKLLLDTHIWLWYLLGDQRLSSQLQTTIVAPNTELWLSPISIWETLILAEKKRISLHPDPITWVNLALKTLKTREAEMNYAIAILSRQISLPHQDPADRFIVATAMYYGLTLATVDANIISNSAIQTVS
- a CDS encoding histidine phosphatase family protein; this translates as MNQTLWIARHGDRQDHADSNWYRSSSNPFDPPLSAKGEKQAIALAQRLGGEKINYIFASPFLRTVATAHAVAEVLDLPVQLEPGLGEFLSGYSFPYLPKMRSSSELKADFPRINLNYESPQGWQYPETWSMAQQRMTSTIQRLTTQYPENLLLVGHAASVKGLTQALITRKPKLKTSLCCLVKLVADDDGWNLELAGDTSHLELAGVASQSHLLRAALRYYRYYRYAYRYQPELPR
- a CDS encoding DUF1349 domain-containing protein, whose product is MSEVLKSLRGIPVALARGVVNLIGRAMTMEPSPITPWSSMQWYNPPAAWQNRGDRLWVKTGLKTDFWRTTHYGFIRDSGHCYYREVLGNFRARVCFSGQYQELYDQAGLMVRVSKTHWLKCGIEYVDGVQYASAVVTRERSDWAVAPLAGQPDRVWFEVRRRNEAIAVLYSLDGDKFVLLRLTDFPEEPTAWVGPVCASPEREGFEVTFESFTVELSTAPVVD
- a CDS encoding DUF4926 domain-containing protein, producing the protein MISELDRVVLTVDLPEYDLKSGDMGTVVLVHQEGLGYEVEFMTIAGETIAIISLLSSQVRGIGDREIAQARVLASS